tcccccatcctGGTCTACACCTGGACACATGTGTGTTTGGGCCTGAGGTGAGGAGAAGGTGGAGGTAAATTCCAACCTGGATTCTACGTACTGCTTTGCTAAGGTCATGTATAGAAAAGAAGGGCCAGGAGCTCGTTCATTTATCTTTCAGGTGATCTGACTAGTACTCCCCTAAAAGACTCATTTTTTGGCAAGGAGGGCATCTTAAACCAGATACCTGTTGAGCTGGCTCTCTGATGCCCAATCTCTAATCTCCTTCTAGTGCGTGCTCCtagccttccttcctttttagtcAACCACTCTGCTCTTGGGGGTAGGGGTGGGTAAAAAGGTGGGTATGGCAGTGGAGAAACTGAAGGTCCAGGGCAActttagggagggggagggagagccgAGGATAGCCTGAAGGTTGCCTGGAATGCAGACGGATTCCTCGTGATGGGAGGACAGTGGGTGGCAATCTAAGGGCCTATGGGAGGGTAACCTGAGTGGTGGGTTATGGGGTATAGAGAACTTCCTCTGAGCAGGGAGGAAATAAATGTTGGCTTCCCGGCCTCAtagatctgaaatcagaaagaagcCACTGCTCTAGGACAAGTCACTTGGGACAGAAAGGGGGGACAGAAGAGGAGCCGAAGTGACTGTGGGGGGTGAGGATGGGTGTTGGCAGAATGAAAGTGGGTAAAGACAGATtgtgggggagagagaaatgagGGCAGAACTTTAGGGACGGGAGTTGTTAGGGAGAGGGATGatacaataatagctaacatttgtatggCACTCAGTGTGTCCAGCATGTGTTcagtgctttacagatatctcgttggagcctcacaacaaccctgggaggtaggtgctattattatccccatttaacagatgaggaaactgaggcaaatagaggttgaGTGACATGCCCAggtgtcacacagccagtaagtgacTAAGACTGAATTTAAACTCGAGTCATCCTGCCTCCGGGCCTAACGCTGTCTCccctgcaccacccagctgcttcCTGCAGAGCCTGTGCTGCTGCCTTTTGAGTCTGCCTTCttgtctgtgttcctgatgtgtCCTGATTGCTCGGCTAGGGACAGGAAAACATCCAGAGCCTCCCATTCTGGCCCTTCCTGGGTCCTGATTTCCCTGCTTTAGGCTTTAGACCCTGATCTCTGAACTGGGGTAGGGTGGGGGAGCAGGCTAGGGCATACACTTTCCCCCAAACTCCTGCTGCTTGGTCTTTGTCTCAAGAGTGAGTCTCTCTATTCTGATTTGTGCACAGTAATAAACTTTGTTTGCTACACCTGGCCAGTTACCTTGCCTCTCCGTGATGCCTTTGTGCCTACTTACTACACCACAAGCTCCGCCCTGTGTTCCTATTCATTCCcctctttctccatccctttaCCTCCTCTTCACAGTTCTCCCCCATGTCCCTTACTCATTCTGTTTGGAccctttttttccatctttcctaGGAATACATgcctacatatacacacacacatatacatcctCCATTTCCCTCAAGTGTTGCACAGCAGAGAATTGACTCTGCAGTTAGTTCTTTGAGACTATAGGGACTATTGTCCCTACACTTTTGTCTATCCCTGGGACTCTTGGGGTGGGGCTGGCGATAGAGAAGAAACCCCAAGACTGGCCAGAGAGGAAAGACTGCCTCTTTGGGGGGCTTTTAGGGAAGGGTAGATGCTATGATTCCCATCCTGTCAGCAGGGGGCATGCTTATGCCAGTAATCAGCTCAAGGTTCCATGAAAGCTCCACAGACAACATTCCCATAGAAACCTAAGCTACAGGCAGACAGCATGTAGGTGCTCCCATTTCAGCAGTGGTGGTTTTAATCAACCACAAAAACCAGtattttgctgttttgttttaaatttactttGAATAATAGGTGAAGTGGGCAGTAACAAGGTAAAGGATGGGTAGTAGGGACCCAGATTGATATGGATAGCACCTCCAAAATACAGACCTCAGGGTGGGGGAGAGTAGGAGGAGGTGTTCTGGCATTTGCAGAACCATTCCCTAAAATAGCTAAAGCTCAACAAGGAAAGGGTTAGGAGTATGGGGGGAGAGATAGCAGATACAAAAGTAAATACACTGGGAAGTGCTGCAGCAGGTACAGACAAAATAGGGTGAAATCCAGGGCTTGAAGGGCgtacaaaatagaatttttttcacagggGCTCTCAAAATCAAATCATTAGCTAGATCAGTGTGGGGTGGAAATAATGATAGTAACTTTTGGCTTAAGAATGAGAAGTCTTGGCAGGGCTCCTAGGGAGTGTGAGGCGGGTGAATCATTTGAGCTCAGGAATTCTGAGCTGCTATGGCTTTAAAGTGCCCGCACTCAATCTGGAACCACCAGAACTTCACTGAGCTAGGAGGAGTGTACCCACCCAGGtcagaaattgaaataaaagttTCCAGTCTGATTCAGGGGTTGTGGTACTTCTGCCTGGGTGAGATAGGAGACTTTGGccaaaaaaaagaggggagggagaaggaattgAAGTCAGGTAAAAGAACTGAAAGTTGGGAAAACCCAAATAAAGCAGGCAGGGCTGGAGAATCTAAGGTATTTATGGGACTGCGTCATCCAAAACTTTTGAGCTCCAGACTCAGTACTCATCAAAACAAATATTGGCTTACAAGAGGACCAAGAATCCACCTGCCTTCTCTTGAAAAAGCTCCTGGGAAACTGGGGGACAGTTAAGACAGGAGAAGGGACCCCACAGGTCCTGGGAGCCTGTCTGATGTTCATTCAGGAGGCCTTGGAGATAAGGATCTACTAAAGGTCAGGCCTGCTCCTCTTTCCCCAACCAGAAGAGTTTGGGGTTCAAAACACCCTAGAGTTCAGTCACAGACAAATTGCCTTTCTTTTCCTCACTGAGCTTTCCAGATTCTCTCACCTTGCTTTCCTGCTCCACATCCCCACAGATCCCTCGAGGAGCCACTTTTAGCTTCCATACCTTCATCTCTGTGATAAGACCTCCACACCCCTTCACTCCCTTCCCCTTCACTTCATCACTTTGTCCTAGGAACTTTTTAGATCTTTATCTCCCAATAGTAGAGAGAAAGATGGACAAACAAGGCTCAGCTCAATTTTGAATATAGCTCAGGCAATTCTGTTGGTTGAGTCTCTGCGCCTGGAGGGCGGGGTCTCAGGCCCAGGGTCTCAGTATTCCCCAATGCCATCTGAGCTGCTTTCACTCATCATCTCTATTAATAACCCCCCCTCCACCACCCCCACACCCGCCAGCTCAGGTTCTCAGGTCAGAGCTGCTCAGCTCTCCACAGCAACTGGACCCCTGGGGGAGACACTAAGCATACCCGCTACTGCCACACACTCCCAACCTGTCTGGCCTGAGAGTCTGAAGCTGGTCCTGTGTCTGTGTCTGCAGCTGTGACCCTTGGTGAGTGCCATCCCATCCTCTTCATCCAGCTGTCCTGTGGAAGGAGGTGGGTGGAGAATGTATGAAGTAAGGGTCATCAGGAAGATTGGGAGAAAAGCCAGGGAGTTTAGGGAGCAGGGGGTTGAAGGGTCCAGGTTGGATGGTTTTGAATGAAATGGGGGATAGATTAGACcaaagagatgaggaaagggcactggaagaaggggaaagggactcAGGGAGTCTGGAGCTGAGTGGGAATGGGAAATTAGGGAAAGGGGGTTCAAGGAAGTGGGGATGAGTTCATCAAAAGCTCTTAACTTTAACCTGCCTGGGAGACTAGCCCTTGCAAAATATAAAAGCTATAGCTGGGGTAGAGTTGGGAGGGGTGAGAGGGAGATGGATTGAGCCAAAGCAGAAAGATTGTGCTGAGCTGCCATTTCTTCCTGGGAAGGACTGGGGCCTATGCCCAGAGGAGAGCTAGGGGCAGATGTTTCTCCCAACCCATCTCCCACTCTGCTCCCAGATCCAATTACAGTGACTTCTACACTGAGCTGCCCTCCTCATCCTGTTTCCTACTCCTTTGAGATTATTGAATTATTGAGTTAGGGATCCAGGAGACCCCTAGTGTTAGGGTAAGGGCAGTGAGATTGTTGGGAGAAGGGAGTACAGTTATGTCTCTGAAGACCGAAGTCCAACCCACAGAGGGAATGGACAATTCCTTCTCTCCATGGGAAATATTTTTGGCAGCAATTCCATTGCCTTGGCAGAATGGGCCTCAGATTTTAGCCCTCTATGACACTTTCTTGACCCTTTAGTGTGACCTCATTCAATATTTGGAATCACACTAAGGCAATGGAGTCTGTCTAATGTCATGTCAAATGTCAAAAACTTTCATATTTTCCAATGCTCGCTGGGGTTTCCCATGGAACTGTGATCAGTCAGGTGGGGAGTGGGGAAAGAAACAAGGTAGAGAGATCCTatataagaggaaaagaaagaaggcttAAAAGGGGATGGGGTAGTGAGGACTTACTCTTTTGTGTTCCTCCTACAATGTTACCAGCTGGCTGACTTGAAGAACCTGCACAATGCCGCTCTCAGGAACTCCAGCCCCAAACAAGAGGCGGAAACCCAGCAAACTCATCATGGAGCTCACTGGAGGTAGGCCAGAGATGCCTCCATAAAAGGctttttttccacaaaaatcaGTCACCCTCCTCTCCCTTACCCCACCTCTGAGAGATACACAGACAGGCACACCATTTATGGGTAATATCCATATGTCCTGGAGGTCAGGATAGGGATTTTCTTAGGAGAGGCTGTCTCTGGTACAGGAAGTCTCTTTAAGGATGGTGCTGCTCCATCCCTTCTACTTTGTTCTGACAAAATCTCCGCAAAAATCTTATGTTTCTAGAAAGTCTATCCTTTCGAGGCTCTGGGAATCGCACATTGTTGGGCTGATTGGGTGGATTCTTCTGGTATTATTATTCATGGAAGTCAAGGAATGCTATAATTGTCCAGGGAACACATAAAGAACGGTTGGACTGAAGGACATTTCCCTCTCTTGAAGTGACCATATCCAGGCAGATTTATTCCAaaattccttcttcccctctcctgcCCTCTATTCTATATTGTCCTCTAAGCTCCATCCTTCCCCTACCTCCATAATTCCGTTTTGTTCCTCTATCTTTCTGGTATTCCTTCCCCTTTGTGTCCCTATGCcagttattttctcctttgtatctctttcttctTAGCTCCAAGCCTTTGGATAAAAACTCATTGCTACCATGGGAAAAATTCTGCCCTGATAGCAAatactcttcccttcccttcacgCTCAGAGATTAGGGACTGGAAGCTAAGGTTACATGCCTTTctcttgttgaactgaattgaaaacaTACAGGACTACTTGTTACCCCAAAAGAGATCCTGCCCTTGCttcatttcccctcccttccccttcttcttctccctaaGGTGGGCAAGACAGTTCAGGTTTGAACCTGGGCAAGAAGATAAGTGTTCCAAGGGATGTGATGCTGGAGGAACTGTCCTTGCTCACTAATCGTGGTTCCAAGATGTTTAAGCTCCGGCAGCTTCGGGTTGAGAAATTCATCTATGAAAACAATCCCGATGTCTTCACTGATAACTCAATGGTGAGCTCTGTACTCTCCAAACCACCCAAGCCCAGATAGCTCTGTCGTGAAACTCAGATGCTGATGTCTCCCGAGTTCTATCCTGAGCCCCGTTAGCCTTAAGTTCAAAGTCTTTTCCTACAGCTCTGTAGAAAGCTACAAGCTAGTAGGGGCTAAGGTGCTGCATCATCTAGGAAGGACAACAACCTGGGGTGGTGGGGGGTCTGGGAGCTTTGGAGCAGCTCTCCCTTTTAGGTTGCCTTCCTCTGGGCTCACGTCCTATGCCCAAGAAGTCAGAGACGTGTCTTTTACCTGAGAAGCCATAAACCTTGTGCAGCTTTCCTTGCAGAATGGGTACCAGTGATTAGAGGCACCATCACCCGTGCCTCTGTGCCAGTGGGCCCGGTGCAGTGAAGTCACCAAGCTGTTCAGGTCTAACTTTAGGGAGCCAAAAAATACTTCTTCCAGCTTGTCCCCACTGCAGTGGGGGCAGGGTGGAAGGGGATGCAGTCTGTAGTTCGTGGGGAAGGTTCTGAGGTCCTCCTGAAGGAGCTGGCTGGGGGTTATTTTTAGGCCCTTCAGCTGAGGCTCGTGTTGTTCTTTAGCCTTGGATATAGTTTCAGTGTCAGGGAGATCCTGTCTAGCAGCTACTGTCCCCATCCAGGCTGACTCATCATCcctgaggggaagaaggggatggGGTATCGATCTGCTGCTTTTGGACATGGAGAGGCTCTTTCCAGCCACCTCCCATGGAAACTTCTGTCCTTTGTGGCGTTCCTAGCCCACTTTACTTCTCTAACTATAGCTGAATTGATAGGTGCTCTCAGCTTCTTTTCCTCAGGGAGAGACTGGGGAGTGGGGAAGATGGCGAGGAACCTATTTCCCTGTAAAATGTCAAGCAGAAGGGCTGAGGAGGAGAGCCTCTGGCTCTAGATCTTATTCTCCCTCATCCTTCACTCGAGTCCCACCCCTGGGGTGAGTCTAGTGGCTGGGTTGTCTGTTACATGTTAAGAAGGTATTTTCTCTGCAAATATTAAATGGCAAATGTCTTTGCTTATGTCCTTTCCCTTGTTCTCATTATTGCCTCTTCGCCACAAAGTCCTCTTCCTCACTTTTTAGGATCGTTTCCAGAAGTTCCTCCCCACAGTGGGGGGGCAACTGGGCACAGATGGTCAAGGATTCTCCTACGGAGGAGGAAGCAGCAGAGGCCAGATGGGGGGCGGCGGCGGCTCCGGTTCTGGCGGACAATATGGCTCTAACCAACACCAACATCACCAAGGCTCTGGACCTGGGTCAGGGGGCAGAGGAGGCCCTGGGAGCCAGGCTGGTGGGGGAGGGGACAGCAGAGAGGGTGACAGTGCTGCAGGGACAGGTAAGTAGTCCATATCCAGAGCACAAAGACCTATTTTAGACCACAAAGCAAAGCTATTCTCCCAGCCGCCAAATCCCAGAATGAAGGAGACATCCCTCAAGTAAATAGGTACTTGTTaggtgtcaggcattgtgctaaatgctagtgATACAAGTCCAATTAATGAAGCAAGCCCTTCTGGCAAAGAGCTTACCTTCTGAGTAGAGGCCCAGATGTTTGGGTGGACCTGGGCACCTGTGAAGGTGCAGAGCCATTGTCCCTGGTCAAAGTCTTGTCCAAGATCATCTCTCTGGCTTTTAGGGTTAGTCGCATAAACAAACTTCTCATTCTGTCTACCTTGGTCCCAACTTCCCGTTGGGGTCCCGGAACCTCCCACCTGGTCCTTAGGATACTGCCATTTTTTTGTTCCTTGCTTTCTACTCCTCCAATATAGGGCTGAGACACATTTACTTTGATTGGTTCAAGTACCCTGTTGAgctaatatttattctcttttctctctatccctATGGCATTTCTCTTGGCTCCCAGGAGACCATGCAGGTGGAGAGGGGAAACATGTCACTGTATTTAAAACCTACATCTCCCCATGGGAGCGAGCTATGGGTGTTGATCCCCAGCAGAAAGTGGAACTTGGTATCGACCTGCTGGCCTATGGAGCCAAACCTGACCTTCCCCACTATAAATCTTTCAACAGGTGGGTACCAGGGGGCAAAAGAGTGGGGGAGACGGGAAAAGGTGGAATGGGTACAGAACCAAATGGGTCATCATGCTCCTGAAAGGGAAGACTCAGCTTCTAGAGGGAACATTATCTGTGGAAAACTGCTCTCCATACTTCAGGACGGAGGACTCTCATTCTGAAGCATACTTATCCTTTTTCCAGGACGGCAATGCCTTATGGTGGATACGAGAAAGCCTCCAAACGCATGACTTTCCAGATGCCCAAGTTAGACTTGGGACCTTTGTTGAGTGAACCTTTGGTTCTCTACAGCAATAGCCTCTCTAACAGGCCCTCTTTCAATCGCACGCCTGTTCCCTGGTTGAGCTCTGGGGAGCCTGTTGACTACAGTGTGGATGTTGGGATTCCCCTGGATGGAGAGACAGAGGAGCTGTGAAGAGCCTTCCCTTCCCTGATCCCAAACGATTTAGGGAGGAATTGCTATGCAGGGCACCTCCAGCTCCGAATCCATGTGTTTGTAGGAATGAgggaagaacagaaggaaggcaaGCTCTCCCTTTAGTTCCCACTTCATGCTCCTGCTAGAAGCACCATTTTTCTAGACACAGGACACTCTGTCAACTGTTCTGTCACAGGTAATGCTCAATAAACATCTGCAAAGAAATTCATTCTTCCTCTActttaaagtcagaaaaaaagttgttatgcaaagagaacaattagaaacaaAAATGGTATTAGCCCAGTGTCTTGCACACAGTAGGGactcaaaaaatgtttgtagactTGGCCCCTTCATTATCATGATTGCACAGCCAGGGTCTAGTTCTTGGTAACCGTACACTGATACCAAAGCACACACAAAGATCAGCCATATTCTACGTATTCTTCTCTAATTTGGTTTCTTAGGAGCTTAAGTGAGGTAGTTCTTAAACACAAAGGGTGAGGTTGCAGGTAAAAACAATAAGTTTATTTTGGCCCAGGACCCTCATTTTAGGTCTGAATTGTTAGCTAGGAGTCAGTTCTGCTTTCTTCTCAAACCTATATCctgataagtattttattttcctatattaAGCTTTGgtttaatcattttttcaatcatgtctgattcttcctgaccccatttggagcttcttggcagagatactggaatggtttgctatttccttcttcacttcattttacaga
The DNA window shown above is from Sminthopsis crassicaudata isolate SCR6 chromosome 2, ASM4859323v1, whole genome shotgun sequence and carries:
- the MYOZ1 gene encoding myozenin-1 — protein: MPLSGTPAPNKRRKPSKLIMELTGGGQDSSGLNLGKKISVPRDVMLEELSLLTNRGSKMFKLRQLRVEKFIYENNPDVFTDNSMDRFQKFLPTVGGQLGTDGQGFSYGGGSSRGQMGGGGGSGSGGQYGSNQHQHHQGSGPGSGGRGGPGSQAGGGGDSREGDSAAGTGDHAGGEGKHVTVFKTYISPWERAMGVDPQQKVELGIDLLAYGAKPDLPHYKSFNRTAMPYGGYEKASKRMTFQMPKLDLGPLLSEPLVLYSNSLSNRPSFNRTPVPWLSSGEPVDYSVDVGIPLDGETEEL